The nucleotide sequence tTCCACGAccggcgggagcgtcgcggggggcgccggggtcctcgaggacgccgctcgggccaacgccgccgccagcgggTTGGCCAGGTTAGCCGCGCCGCAGTGCTCcggcgccacctccgccgccacggtGATGAgacgcagcgcgcggagcgagctcgcgtcgttctcctcctcctcgctggtggcgtcgttcaccgcggcggccgcggcggtcagcAGGGGCTCCCAGTTCTTCGGCCAACAGCTCGCGTGGAGCGAGGCAGCGAtggcggaagcggcggcgctccgaAGAGCGGGCTGGGTTTTACCCACGGGATCCACGAGTTGGGCGAGCAGCGCCGCATGCGTGGGTTCCTCGGGGAGCGCCCCGGTGTTGgagagctcgccgagggcccagcacgcggcggctcgcacGGCGCACCCGGCAATCGTCGAcgagtccaccgcgccgggagCCAAAACCGGAAGGATTCTCTGCCTGGCGAgcgtgctcgtggacgcctTGCCGCCGTGGTTCGCCATCCACTTGCTCAGCGCGCCGTACGCGACGAGCACGCCGAAGTAGGACGACTGGGCCGCCGGGTCGTTGGGcgcgccgggagcgccgGGCGGCTGGAAACGTTCAAAGTAACGCAGCGCCACGTcacccggcgtcgagctgacgcccttcttccccttcgccttcgcggcgcccccgccccccttCTTGCGCTTCCCCCCGTCGTTACCCCCGCCCCCAGAGCTGACCCCCGCGctgccgcgctcggcgagcagcCCCAGCAAGTTCGCCGCGGACTGCCTCGGCGCGTAGAGCTCCTCGTTGAACCCCGTTGGATCGTCGGAATCCGCCGGGAGGTTCTTCTGCAGgtactcctcctcgtcctcctcccagtcagcctcgtcctcggcgccggcgcacAGCGCGGGGTAGACGGCGGACTCCAACAGACGCCCAAAGTTGGGGGCGAGGAGCTTGTACCCGGGCGCCGTCTCcgagacgcgagcgaggagatCGAAGCAGAGCGCGCACTGTCGCGATTGCACAGCCGGGGTGGgcgagtcgccgccggacgagAGTCGTCTAGAAgccagcgcggacgccaaagccgccgcgtgcgtgcACACCGCGGGGAGGAACTTGTCCACGTGTCTCCGGTGCCTCGTCACCAGCGACTGCATCGCCTGGATAACGCGCTTGACGGCTttgccccgcggcgcgtgaaCGCGTTCATCTTCGAACCGAAACGTCGGCGCCTGCTCCAAAATCTTGGTCAAAACCTCGAGCCACCGCTGTAAGGACGggaccatcgccgccggcatgtacgcggcgacggtgtgGTGGAAGCACTTGAGCAGCGTGTGCAGCAGCGCGTCGTTTCCCGGCTGGTTGGCGGCGTTGtgttgggcggcggcggctgtcgGGTCACCGTTttcagccgcagccgccgtcAGCGTGCCCGTGGCCAGTATGCCGAGCATGCCCAGCAGGGGCTCCAGCAGGGCCTTGACGatggcctcgagctcgggcggcgcagcctccttctccgaACCCGGGTTCTGGAAGTACTTGTAGGGCTTCAGCAACGTGTGCACCGCCACGAGGGCGTTGGCCGTCTTCACCGGCGATTGCTCCTTCCCCACCATGAGGTTGGACTCCTGCATCGCCTGGCACAGCGCCGGCAGCAGGTCCGGCCAGCACTTGGCGCGCGTCACGTCCTCGGTGACGATGATCCTGAAcgactcggcgaggagcttgaCGATGGGACCctggggcgcgacgacgagtgcCTGAAGGATGGCCATCCGCGTCGACTCCCTCTCCTGCTGGGAGGGGAGGCGGTTGGGCCATCGGTTCCTGACGAAGTTgtggagcgccgcggcggcgggaatcgcgaccgccgcggcgtgagCTTCCGGCGcattcgccgcgccgatgcactggaggagcgcgccggcgtagCCCGCgtgatccgcggcggcactcagctcgcgctcggctgCGGCGATCCTCGACGCATCCGCCGCTGTGGTCTCgtggaggagcgcggcgagacgcgccaCGTCCATCCGGccggccatcgcgtccgtGCCTCCCTTGGCGTCGGACACCGCCTGGAGGTGCTGCGAACGTATCGGGGGAGTcggagacggacgcgtcaGGTCACGGGAGGTCGGAGCTGGAGTGGGCACTCGCGGTTTATTTTGAAATCTCTCGGGGAACGGATCTTCTCCCGATGGCTCCAGGGCGGTTTCACGCACCTGCTGCGTCTGGTTGGTGAGATCCGCGCCGAAGTGGTGGCCGGGATCGATCTCCATCCACCGCCGGGCGCCGATACGCGATGCGAAGCCCTCCTCAGACGGGCCCGCTTATGTCCGAGGGCGCTGAGCCTCGCGGGTTCAAACCGGACCAACCACTTTTCCGAGGCTGCGTGGTCGGTACCAGCCACCGCCCTGCCAGCCGAGAGTCGAGTTGACATAGCTCGTCGGAAACGCCCCGTCGTGTCAGAGTGAAGGGGCGCCAGACTCGAAATGGAGGTTCAGGAggcgtctcccgcgcggtcgccgcgcgctgcggtCCTCTCCATCCTGCGGTCCAAGTGCATAAAGCACTTCGACTTCGTCCACGAGTACCTGGCTCTGCTGGCTTGGAACCGCTGCATTCTCACCCTCGTCTGCCTCTCCAAGGGGGGGAAATGCACCGTGCGGACAACAATCGACACCCTCATGACCCGCGGGTTCAGCCGGTTGCACCTCGTCTGGGTGTGGATTTACGTCGTCATAATCACCTctctcgcggccgcggcggtgcgatgGAGCGTCAAGGCGGCCATCAATCAGGAGCGGGCGAACGCCGAGCGGCGGTTCGCTCAAGGGACAAATGCAAACGTCAGCAGTTCGCAAACCTCGCTTCACgactccgccaccgccgcggccaccgcgtACAGAGGCAAGTTCCGACACAACCTGTACAAGAAGATCGCAGCCGCGTTCACCTACGTGTGCATGTGGGCGTGGGCGGTCGCGGTGCTGGGCACCCTCCCGAACGACTCGCTCTGGGAGGATGCGGTGTCAGTCGTGGCCCTCTCCTTGATCTTCGCGTGGGCAATGAAGGCgggggagcgcggcgccggacccTTGCGCGGCCTCCTCAGGCGCGAGCGACCGAGGTACGACGCCCCGGAGGGCACGCATCCCCCGGGGCCttacgacgacgccggtgaggacgtctccgacgtcgtccgcctcggtgtCGCGCGGTGCTGCGAGTGGatcctcgccatcgcgtgGGTGGGGACGATGCGAcacgccgtggacgtcgccgtcgcatccgcggcggggacgacgacgacgtcggcgtcggcggcgtggaacTTATCGGCGGCTTggatcaccgccgcggtcgcggtggggggacgcgccgcgttTGTCGTGTCCAGGTTtagcgtcggcggcggcgacgaagcctccggcggcgactcgaGCAAGGCGACGTACGCGGCTCTGCTGCcggagggcgcgacgagcgacgcgaaccATAATAACCCCACTAACCCCAATAACCCCAATAACCCCACTAATATCACGCGTCTGGGTTCGCACGCCGTGTTCCGGCTCGAGCCCGGGTTGAGGGTGGCGGCTGGCGCGAGGGACATGTTATCGGGAGCGTTTGCGTTTACCACGGGCGTCGCtctcaacgcggcggcgcagtacACGTGGCTGGGTTTGTCGGACAATTTGtcgatgggcgcgacgggttcgGCGATGATgtacgcgagcgcgtggtcGCTCgggacgatcgccgcggcgtcgtacggCGCCGTATGTCGgatcgagggcgaggagttTAACGGCTTGGCCGGCGGGTGcttcgcgccccccgcgggtaCGCGAGCCAAGGGGCTGGTCACGCGGCTgtgcgacgaggaggaaaaggtgggcgcgttcgtcgccgggttCGTGTGGAACACGGCGATGATGCTGTGGATCGGGTTCGAGAACGAGGAGCGGTACAGGTGGACGCTGGCGCTGGCCATCACCAtgttctcggcggcggtgaacctcttcgcggagcgcgccgaggaggcggaggaggacgcgggggacggaGACGAGGAGTCGTAATGTTAGCGCACGCGCG is from Micromonas commoda chromosome 12, complete sequence and encodes:
- a CDS encoding predicted protein, with amino-acid sequence MEVQEASPARSPRAAVLSILRSKCIKHFDFVHEYLALLAWNRCILTLVCLSKGGKCTVRTTIDTLMTRGFSRLHLVWVWIYVVIITSLAAAAVRWSVKAAINQERANAERRFAQGTNANVSSSQTSLHDSATAAATAYRGKFRHNLYKKIAAAFTYVCMWAWAVAVLGTLPNDSLWEDAVSVVALSLIFAWAMKAGERGAGPLRGLLRRERPRYDAPEGTHPPGPYDDAGEDVSDVVRLGVARCCEWILAIAWVGTMRHAVDVAVASAAGTTTTSASAAWNLSAAWITAAVAVGGRAAFVVSRFSVGGGDEASGGDSSKATYAALLPEGATSDANHNNPTNPNNPNNPTNITRLGSHAVFRLEPGLRVAAGARDMLSGAFAFTTGVALNAAAQYTWLGLSDNLSMGATGSAMMYASAWSLGTIAAASYGAVCRIEGEEFNGLAGGCFAPPAGTRAKGLVTRLCDEEEKVGAFVAGFVWNTAMMLWIGFENEERYRWTLALAITMFSAAVNLFAERAEEAEEDAGDGDEES
- a CDS encoding predicted protein, whose protein sequence is MEIDPGHHFGADLTNQTQQVRETALEPSGEDPFPERFQNKPRVPTPAPTSRDLTRPSPTPPIRSQHLQAVSDAKGGTDAMAGRMDVARLAALLHETTAADASRIAAAERELSAAADHAGYAGALLQCIGAANAPEAHAAAVAIPAAAALHNFVRNRWPNRLPSQQERESTRMAILQALVVAPQGPIVKLLAESFRIIVTEDVTRAKCWPDLLPALCQAMQESNLMVGKEQSPVKTANALVAVHTLLKPYKYFQNPGSEKEAAPPELEAIVKALLEPLLGMLGILATGTLTAAAAENGDPTAAAAQHNAANQPGNDALLHTLLKCFHHTVAAYMPAAMVPSLQRWLEVLTKILEQAPTFRFEDERVHAPRGKAVKRVIQAMQSLVTRHRRHVDKFLPAVCTHAAALASALASRRLSSGGDSPTPAVQSRQCALCFDLLARVSETAPGYKLLAPNFGRLLESAVYPALCAGAEDEADWEEDEEEYLQKNLPADSDDPTGFNEELYAPRQSAANLLGLLAERGSAGVSSGGGGNDGGKRKKGGGGAAKAKGKKGVSSTPGDVALRYFERFQPPGAPGAPNDPAAQSSYFGVLVAYGALSKWMANHGGKASTSTLARQRILPVLAPGAVDSSTIAGCAVRAAACWALGELSNTGALPEEPTHAALLAQLVDPVGKTQPALRSAAASAIAASLHASCWPKNWEPLLTAAAAAVNDATSEEEENDASSLRALRLITVAAEVAPEHCGAANLANPLAAALARAASSRTPAPPATLPPVVETALEALIAVAQAAEETAEEDEEENDMDDDAASGGGGPPHPSLVSLVPHLCAALRRAWLPTAWGFDAWNRGGQTDMEGEPTGAPVACCMGDCSRLLSRALRWCPDAASGDQVQLAQLVAAHASLLPEWDAWEEEEEEAALEVLDDVSASFKRGALVVRDVNAMRPLFESYGQFIGTAIDQAPALGCARACRRSHALMALAANVGGDASAGVARKILGAATDRLRGLVSPDLPVARPLVLAASGALARGVGPAPGSLSPNVASDWASGVARTLVTSKDDLSASELIVLASSSLRALGAAGAGAAEAVADASARASAAESALRAVLGLRDLRASGGELGAGRRNAEEEDTDDSDDDSDDDSDDGSDDSEDFERDSDVDSDSDQEGSSPPVDEETEAQFLARYAAEARKLAGADDVDPDSGDVEDADDGSELELDGVMMGPPGSEARALLNWLQSRATAADLGALAATLQAHPVDGLSNGVSNLQTVLSSIPQAAGAGAGGGNGSGGPSASSGSAGVSMDFGGLAL